GGGTATCACGCTGGCCTTCGCGGGCATGGGCGTGATCGGCGCGCTGTCCGGCGGCGACCTGACCCTGCTGAGCCTGGGCCTCACGCTGGCCGCCGCGCTCGGCTGGGCCGTCAGTAACCTGATCGTGCGGGCGTCCGGCGGCGCGAACATGTTCAGTCTGGTCGTCTGGAGCGCCCTGATCCCGCCCATCCCCCTGACGATCCTGGCGGGCCTCGTGGACGGCTGGGACGCCGTGACGCGCACCCTCACGCAGTCCGGCGCGGGCTTCTGGGCGGCCATCCTGTTCATGGGCCTGGGCAACACGGTCCTGGGTTTTGGCGTGTGGGCCGCGCTGATCCAGCGGCACGGCGCGGCCCGCGTCGCCCCGCTGTCCCTGCTGGTCCCGGTGTTCGGCCTGATCGCCAGCGCCCTGGTGTACCAGGAGGCGTTCCCGCCCGGCAAGGCCATCGGCGCGGCCCTGGTATTCGCCGGACTGATCCTGCACGTGTTCGGCGGCCGCTGGTGGCACCGGGCAGAGCAGCGCAGCCCGGCCTGAACGCGCAACAGCGGCGTAGGCCACCCGGCGCATGGCACGCCGCACCGGGCACCCGCTAGGCTGCGCGGCATGTTGAGGACACGGGTGCTGGGCCGACCAGCAGAAGACAACGCGCTGTGGGTCGTGGC
This Deinococcus seoulensis DNA region includes the following protein-coding sequences:
- a CDS encoding EamA family transporter yields the protein MNARALLLALLITGIWGVNFVVIKWSVAGAPPLLVAALRFALAALPAVLFVPRPQMPARLLWGYGLAVGVVQFGLLYLAIGLGMSAGLGSLLMQMQAFFTALLAARFLGERVQPWQVAGITLAFAGMGVIGALSGGDLTLLSLGLTLAAALGWAVSNLIVRASGGANMFSLVVWSALIPPIPLTILAGLVDGWDAVTRTLTQSGAGFWAAILFMGLGNTVLGFGVWAALIQRHGAARVAPLSLLVPVFGLIASALVYQEAFPPGKAIGAALVFAGLILHVFGGRWWHRAEQRSPA